The following coding sequences lie in one Danio rerio strain Tuebingen ecotype United States chromosome 3, GRCz12tu, whole genome shotgun sequence genomic window:
- the cenpx gene encoding centromere protein X produces MATAGNEVAFKKETVAKLLSRSFREDKTRVSSDAVVLVAEMLKVFVEEATRRAIKQASSEDCDTVTIEHFEKILPQLLLDF; encoded by the exons ATGGCGACCGCGGGAAATGAAGTGGCGTTTAAAAAG gaAACTGTTGCTAAGCTGTTGAGTCGCTCTTTCAGAGAGGACAAAACCAGAG TCAGTAGTGATGCTGTCGTCCTCGTGGCGGAGATGTTGAAAGTGTTTGTTGAAG AAGCGACACGGCGAGCGATCAAACAGGCCAGCAGCGAGGACTGTGACACAGTTACTATTGAGCACTTTGAAAAGATCCTGCCGCAGTTG CTTCTTGACTTTTAG
- the LOC101883902 gene encoding heterogeneous nuclear ribonucleoprotein A1-like 3: MESTRPLYICLSEDHQEFPKFGDWDHGIFVTNLNPHLTDSELRCHFEKFGTVTECVIRTDSSSGWPKGLGFVRYSSSGEAAAAHDAGPHCVGGFQILLRKVITPKKVYGSQLNALQGQSFRADVCVN; encoded by the exons ATGGAATCCACCAGACCTTTATATATTTGCCTTTCTGAAGACCATCAGGAATTTCCAAAATTTGGAGACTGG GATCATGGGATTTTCGTTACGAATCTGAATCCACATTTGACCGACAGCGAGCTCCGCTGCCACTTTGAGAAATTTGGCACAGTTACAGAATGTGTT ATAAGGACAGACAGCTCTTCAGGATGGCCAAAGGGTTTGGGCTTTGTGAGATATTCGTCTTCTGGAGAAGCGGCAGCAGCACATGACGCCGGACCTCATTGTGTCGGAGGATTTCAGATACTCCTCAGAAAGGTCATCACACCTAAA aaggTGTATGGCAGCCAGTTGAACGCTCTTCAGGGCCAGTCCTTTcgtgcagatgtgtgtgtgaacTAG